The Allocatelliglobosispora scoriae genome contains a region encoding:
- the qcrA gene encoding cytochrome bc1 complex Rieske iron-sulfur subunit has product MSAEETTPSGVDLSDPKLTNEQILTEGLRRDDIEIVHYEPQFPVPGTKAERRLERVVAFLFLLAGLAALGFVAVYIWGPWNPDEYPLGASDYNYYTPALGALLGLALTGVGLGVLTYGKKLLPHEIAIQQRHDGPSSDEDRTIAVGTLGFIGNELGIQRRPLIKGALAVTGAGLGAAALAVPLGMLIKDPHKKNEHGLDPYTSTGFNPKYNDGNLVRLVREDYTPIRPEDVSIGGQITAFPGIPHGTSNQFADSPVLVIHLREDDAAELRGHLADYSANALASADDPNSGGMWENIVVYSKICTHAGCPASLYEQQTNKLLCPCHQSQFLITENARPVFGPATRRLPMLPVTVDEEGFLVAKRDFAVSVGPGYWERPNQ; this is encoded by the coding sequence ATGAGCGCGGAGGAGACCACCCCGAGCGGCGTGGACCTGAGCGACCCGAAGCTCACCAACGAGCAGATCCTCACCGAGGGCCTGCGGCGCGACGACATCGAGATCGTCCACTACGAGCCGCAGTTCCCGGTGCCCGGCACGAAGGCCGAGCGGCGGCTCGAACGCGTCGTGGCGTTCCTGTTCCTGCTCGCCGGCCTCGCCGCGCTGGGCTTCGTCGCGGTCTACATCTGGGGTCCGTGGAACCCGGACGAATACCCGCTGGGTGCCAGCGACTACAACTACTACACCCCGGCGCTCGGCGCGCTGCTCGGCCTCGCCCTCACCGGCGTCGGCCTGGGCGTGCTGACCTACGGCAAGAAGCTGCTGCCGCACGAGATCGCGATCCAGCAGCGGCACGACGGCCCGTCGAGCGACGAGGACCGCACCATCGCGGTCGGCACGCTCGGCTTCATCGGCAACGAGCTGGGCATCCAGCGCCGTCCGCTGATCAAGGGCGCGCTCGCGGTCACCGGCGCGGGCCTGGGCGCGGCTGCGCTCGCCGTCCCGCTCGGCATGCTCATCAAGGACCCGCACAAGAAGAACGAGCACGGTCTCGACCCCTACACGTCGACCGGGTTCAACCCGAAATACAACGACGGCAACCTGGTCCGGCTGGTCCGTGAGGACTACACGCCGATCCGGCCGGAGGACGTCAGCATCGGCGGTCAGATCACGGCGTTCCCGGGCATCCCGCACGGCACGTCGAACCAGTTCGCCGACTCCCCGGTGCTCGTCATCCACCTGCGTGAGGACGACGCCGCGGAGCTGCGCGGCCACCTCGCCGACTACTCCGCCAACGCGTTGGCGTCCGCGGACGATCCGAACAGCGGCGGCATGTGGGAGAACATCGTCGTCTACTCGAAGATCTGCACCCACGCGGGCTGCCCGGCCAGTCTCTACGAGCAGCAGACCAACAAGCTGCTCTGCCCCTGCCACCAGTCGCAGTTCCTCATCACCGAGAACGCCCGCCCGGTCTTCGGCCCGGCGACGCGACGGCTTCCGATGCTGCCGGTCACGGTGGATGAAGAGGGCTTCCTCGTGGCGAAGCGCGACTTCGCCGTCTCTGTCGGCCCGGGATACTGGGAGAGGCCCAACCAATGA
- the qcrC gene encoding cytochrome bc1 complex diheme cytochrome c subunit, translating to MTTDTPGGRGLLARLRRASNGAPRRRGRLARRLGSALRLTAALTLAGGLYIAIAPASQAQDVPLSATAQDGKAIYDQSCISCHGRNAQGVTDKGPSLIGVGAAAVEFQVTSGRMPAARQEAQMERKQPMWEGQELVDNSNALAQYIQELGGGPQVPAGNDFAAQGAASANGQGIAKGGELFRINCSSCHAFSAGGGALSSGKFAPSLAESTDRQIYAAMLSGPQNMPVFGDNQLTPEQKMQIIAYVQDLNADHNPGGWGLGRFGPVTEGLAIFLVGIVALVFATLWIAGKS from the coding sequence ATGACAACTGACACCCCCGGCGGCAGGGGCCTGCTGGCCCGGCTGCGACGGGCATCCAACGGTGCGCCGCGCCGACGCGGTCGGCTCGCTCGCCGGTTGGGCTCGGCGCTGCGGCTGACGGCGGCGCTGACCCTGGCGGGCGGCCTCTACATCGCCATCGCACCGGCCTCACAGGCGCAGGACGTGCCGCTGTCGGCCACGGCGCAGGACGGCAAGGCGATCTACGACCAGAGCTGCATCTCCTGCCACGGCCGTAACGCGCAGGGCGTCACCGACAAGGGACCGAGCCTGATCGGCGTCGGCGCAGCCGCGGTCGAGTTCCAGGTCACCTCCGGCCGCATGCCCGCGGCTCGCCAGGAGGCCCAGATGGAGCGCAAGCAGCCCATGTGGGAGGGCCAGGAGCTGGTCGACAACTCCAACGCGCTGGCGCAGTACATCCAGGAGCTCGGCGGCGGCCCGCAGGTGCCGGCCGGCAACGACTTCGCCGCGCAGGGTGCCGCGAGCGCCAACGGCCAGGGCATCGCCAAGGGCGGCGAGCTCTTCCGGATCAACTGCTCCTCCTGCCACGCCTTCTCGGCCGGCGGCGGGGCGCTCTCGTCCGGCAAGTTCGCGCCGAGCCTCGCGGAGTCGACCGACCGGCAGATCTACGCTGCCATGCTCAGCGGCCCGCAGAACATGCCCGTCTTCGGCGACAACCAGCTCACGCCCGAGCAGAAGATGCAGATCATCGCGTACGTGCAGGACCTCAACGCCGACCACAACCCCGGCGGCTGGGGACTGGGCCGCTTCGGTCCGGTCACCGAGGGTCTCGCGATCTTCCTGGTCGGCATCGTGGCACTGGTCTTCGCCACCCTCTGGATTGCGGGGAAGTCATGA
- the qcrB gene encoding cytochrome bc1 complex cytochrome b subunit, whose amino-acid sequence MKRRKLDLKALPAATADQVDQRFKAAGPIRGLLNKVFPDHWSFLLGEIALFSFIVLLLTGTFLTLFFDPSMKEVVYDGAYAPLKGAEMSRAYETSLNLSFEVRGGLIMRQMHHWAALLFMAAIVVHMFRIFFTGAFRKPREINWIIGVSLFWLGFTEGFAGYSLPDDALSGTGLRIASGIMLAIPVIGTWVTSSLFGGEFPGTIILDRLYIVHVLILPGILLALIATHVGLVFVQKHTQWPGPGRTNSNVVGERMFPRYAIKQGGFFMLVFAVIAFMGGLFQINPIWLFGPYEAAVVSAGSQPDWYVMFLDGSTRLMPPWEIRFALFGHEYMIPAMFWPTVVLPGILTMLPMAYPFLEARWNKDKKMHHLLQRPRDVPDRTALGAMAVSFYLVLVLSGGNDIIADKFNISLNVMTWAGRIAILLVPPIAYYVTRRICLGLQQHDREVLAHGVETGIIKRLPSGQFVEVHQPLAEGDDHGHGTLDYVGWTVPKKMNRLGALGPAIKGFFFPVEKPAPPTPPQVPPAPDREKIGSSH is encoded by the coding sequence ATGAAGCGTCGCAAACTCGACCTCAAGGCGCTGCCTGCGGCAACCGCCGACCAGGTGGACCAGAGGTTCAAGGCCGCCGGACCGATTCGGGGCCTCCTCAACAAGGTCTTCCCGGACCACTGGTCCTTCCTGCTCGGCGAGATCGCGCTCTTCTCGTTCATCGTCCTGCTGCTGACCGGCACGTTCCTGACCCTCTTCTTCGACCCGTCGATGAAGGAGGTCGTCTACGACGGCGCCTACGCCCCGCTCAAGGGCGCGGAGATGTCGCGTGCCTACGAGACCTCGCTCAACCTCTCCTTCGAGGTACGCGGTGGTCTGATCATGCGGCAGATGCACCACTGGGCGGCGCTGCTGTTCATGGCCGCGATCGTGGTGCACATGTTCCGGATCTTCTTCACCGGCGCGTTCCGCAAGCCGCGTGAGATCAACTGGATCATCGGCGTCTCGCTGTTCTGGCTGGGCTTCACCGAGGGCTTCGCCGGATACTCCCTGCCGGACGACGCGCTGTCGGGCACGGGCCTGCGGATCGCCAGCGGCATCATGCTCGCCATCCCGGTGATCGGCACCTGGGTCACCTCGTCGCTCTTCGGTGGCGAGTTCCCGGGCACCATCATTCTGGACCGGCTCTACATCGTGCACGTACTGATCCTGCCGGGCATCCTGCTCGCGCTGATCGCCACGCACGTCGGCCTGGTCTTCGTGCAGAAGCACACGCAGTGGCCGGGCCCGGGCCGGACCAACAGCAACGTGGTCGGCGAGCGGATGTTCCCCCGTTACGCGATCAAGCAGGGCGGGTTCTTCATGCTCGTCTTCGCGGTCATCGCGTTCATGGGCGGCCTGTTCCAGATCAACCCGATCTGGCTCTTCGGACCCTATGAGGCGGCCGTCGTCTCCGCAGGCAGCCAGCCCGACTGGTACGTCATGTTCCTCGACGGCTCGACGCGGCTCATGCCCCCGTGGGAGATACGGTTCGCGCTGTTCGGCCACGAGTACATGATCCCGGCGATGTTCTGGCCGACGGTGGTGCTGCCCGGCATCCTGACGATGCTGCCGATGGCCTATCCGTTCCTGGAAGCGCGCTGGAACAAGGACAAGAAGATGCACCACCTGCTCCAGCGTCCCCGCGACGTGCCGGACCGGACGGCGCTCGGCGCCATGGCCGTCTCGTTCTACCTGGTGCTGGTGCTCTCCGGCGGTAACGACATCATCGCCGACAAGTTCAACATCAGCCTCAATGTGATGACGTGGGCCGGTCGGATCGCGATCCTGCTGGTTCCGCCGATCGCCTACTACGTCACCCGCCGCATCTGCCTCGGTCTGCAGCAGCACGACCGCGAGGTGCTGGCGCACGGCGTCGAGACCGGCATCATCAAGCGGCTGCCGAGCGGGCAGTTCGTCGAGGTGCACCAGCCGCTCGCCGAGGGCGACGACCACGGTCACGGTACGTTGGACTACGTCGGCTGGACGGTCCCGAAGAAGATGAACCGGCTGGGCGCGCTCGGCCCCGCCATCAAGGGCTTCTTCTTCCCCGTCGAGAAGCCGGCGCCGCCGACCCCGCCGCAGGTGCCCCCGGCACCCGACCGCGAGAAGATCGGCTCCTCGCACTGA
- the ctaE gene encoding aa3-type cytochrome oxidase subunit III → MTAAPAIAKSSIHSLTRPNMVSVGTIVWLSSELMFFAALFAMYFSIRAADYSQWEKHYPVLDIPYALTFTVILVLSSITCQMGVFAAEKGDVHGLRRWFTLTFVMGLIFVLGQANEYRHLVTEGIKINGDGYGSMFYLTTGFHGLHVTGGLIAFLIYMVRTTMGRFTPAQATSAIVVSYYWHFVDVVWIALFFMIYLLERMAGLS, encoded by the coding sequence GTGACAGCGGCCCCAGCCATCGCAAAGAGCAGCATCCATTCTCTGACCAGGCCCAACATGGTCAGCGTCGGGACGATCGTCTGGCTCTCCAGTGAACTGATGTTCTTCGCGGCTCTGTTCGCGATGTACTTCTCCATCCGCGCGGCGGACTATTCGCAGTGGGAGAAGCACTATCCGGTGCTTGACATCCCTTACGCACTGACGTTCACGGTCATCCTCGTGCTCTCGTCGATCACCTGCCAGATGGGTGTCTTCGCGGCCGAGAAGGGTGACGTGCACGGCCTGCGGCGATGGTTCACGCTGACGTTCGTGATGGGCCTGATCTTCGTGCTCGGCCAGGCGAACGAGTACCGGCACCTGGTGACGGAAGGCATCAAGATCAATGGCGACGGCTACGGGTCGATGTTCTACCTGACGACCGGCTTCCACGGTCTGCACGTGACCGGTGGCCTGATCGCCTTCCTCATCTACATGGTCCGGACCACCATGGGCCGGTTCACCCCGGCTCAGGCGACCTCGGCGATCGTGGTGTCCTACTACTGGCACTTCGTCGATGTGGTCTGGATCGCACTCTTCTTCATGATCTATCTTCTGGAGCGGATGGCGGGCCTCAGTTGA